The sequence below is a genomic window from Candidatus Hydrogenedens sp..
GAACGATGTAGGATTTGCTATACCTGCGTTCGGGAATGCCCTGCTAAGGCTATCCGTGTAGTTCATGGGCAGGCAGAAGTCATACGGGAACGATGTATTGGTTGTGGAAATTGTGTTAAGGTTTGCAGTCAACGCGCAAAAGAGATATACAGTCCAATTGAGAGTGTTTTAAATCTTTTAAAGAGAAGTGAACCTTGTGTCGCATTATTAGCACCAAGTTTTCCAGCGGAATTTACAGAATTTCCTCCTCGAAAACTATGTGCTATCTTGAAGCGATTTGGTTTCTCGTATGTAGTAGAAGTAGGAGCCGGAGCAGACCTCGTTTCAAGAGCCTATCGTCAATTACTAACAGAAAATCCATCGCGTTCTTATATTGCTACGACCTGCCCTGCTGTTGTTGCTTATATTGAACGATATTTCCCTCAACTAATTCCATTTATGGCTCCAATAGTCTCACCAATGGTAGCTGCGGCAAGAGCAGTCCGACGCATGTATGGCAAGAAACTATCTATAGTGTTTATTGGTCCATGCATTGCCAAAAAAGGGGAAGCCCAATCCGAAGCATTAAACGATGAAGTAACAGAGGTGCTAACTTTTTCGGAAATGAGACAACTTTTAGAAATACATTTTCCGGAATGGAAGCAGGTAGATGCAGAACAAAACTTTGACCCGCCTATTGCCGGTCCGGGAAGTCTATTCCCTATAAGTCGTGGCTTAATACAATCTGCTTCAATCCCGGAGGATTTAACAACGGATAATGTTATTGTCGCAGAAGGTAGGTCTGATTTCGTAGAAGCCATACGGGAGTTTGATGAAGGACAATGCCGTCCGAATCTTCTGGAAATATTAGCCTGTGAAGGCTGTATTATGGGTCCCGGTTATTCCCAAAAAGCGACACTGTATCGAAGACGAACCTATGTAAGTCAGTATGTTCGCGATAAACTCAAACATATTGATTGGCAATTATGGCGTCAACAAATGGCTTTGTTGGCACAAATCAATATGTCTCGTCAGTATATCCCTTATGAACAGCAAACACCAGAACCTACCTCTTTACAAATCGAAGAGATTATGCATTCTTTAGGAAAATTCAAACCTGAAGATGAATTGAATTGTGGGGCGTGTGGTTACGATACTTGCTTGGAACATGCGATTGCAATATATCACGGATTAGCACAAACAGAAATGTGTTTGCCTTTCACTATTCAACGATTAAGGGAAACTATCCAGAATCTGGCAGAATCCAATGAAAAACTGGAAAAAACTCAGGAAACCCTCATGCAAGCAGAAAAACTGGCAAGTATCGGGCAACTTGCAGCAGGAATTGCTCATGAATTGAATAACCCGTTGGGTGTTGTGCTTATGTATGCACACCTTCTTTTAGATGAATACGGCACAGAGGAATCCTTGAAAGAGGATTTAAAAATGATTGCGACTCAGGCAGACCGTTGTAAGCGGATTGTATCCGGATTACTTCACTTTGCACGACAGAACAAGATTTCGATGGAGACAACGAACATACCTAAGTTGTTAGAACATGCATGTAAATTGGTTATTATTCCATCGAATATTCAGTTAAAGATAGCAAACCATATGCGGAACCCCATTGCAGAATTGGATAAAGAACAGATTACCCAGGTGCTTACAAATCTAATGACCAATGCTATACAAGCAATGCCCAATGGAGGAACTTTAACTTTAATTACTGAAGATGCCTCAGATGAAATTTATATAACTGTTGAAGATACAGGTACAGGTATCCCTAAGGAAAACCTATCTAAAATATTTGAGCCGTTCTTTACTACAAAAGAGATGGGAAAAGGGACCGGAATGGGGCTTGCTATTACTTATGGGATTATAAAAATGCATCGCGGACAAATCACTGTTGAGTCCAATGATAATCCTAAAGATGGACCTACAGGAACCCGTTTCTATATTTCTTTACCCCGAAATGTAAACCCTATCAACGGGATTAAAGAAGTAGACATTAAAGAATGGTTTCACGAAGCAGAAATGATAGAAAATATGCCGAAATCTTCGTAAACAAATTAAGTGAGGAAGTAGTGTATGAAGGAAGAAATTTTTCGCGTGCTGGTTGTTGATGATGAGCCGGGTATTCGTATTGGTGTTTCCCGTGTCTTACAAAACTATTCCATCGAAATGCCTGAGGTAGAAACAAAAACATTATTTGAGGTGGAAGTTGTAGAAACAGCGGAAGAAGCCATTGAAAAGATTAAAACAAAGCCCCCTCATATTTTATTATTAGATAACAAGCTACCCGGAATGAGTGGACTTGAAGCATTGGAAAAGATTGTTGCTATGAAATTATTAGAAACATATACTGTGGTAATAACTGCGTATGCTTCTATTGAGACTGCGGTTAAAGCTACAAAACATGGGGCTTATGATTTCCTTCCCAAACCCTTTACACCTACCGACCTTAAAAACACTATTTACAAGGTGGTGAAACAATTAATCGTAGAACGCAAAGCACGTGAATTAGCCAATGAGAAGAAACGAATTCGTTTTGAATTTATATCATTGCTGGCACATGAACTTAAGGCCCCTATAAATGCTGTTGATGGTTATTTAAGAATTTTGAAAGATATGAACATTGCAGATAATCCACAACTTTGTCAGGACCTTGTAGAACGTTGTCTTATTCGCAATGAATATATGCGGAAAATGATTAACGACTTGTTAGATTTAACGCGTATCGAATCCGGGCAAAAGGTGAGAAATATCGAAGAAGTCAATTTGAAAGACATCGCGCAACTGGCTATAGAAACATCTCTGGTAGAAGCCCAAAAACGGAACATTACGATGACCCTTCATGTGAATGAACCAGTTATGATTAAAGCAGACCGAAATGAAATGGAGATTATATTAAATAATTTAGTGTCCAATGCAGTGAAGTATAACAAAGATAACGGTAAAGTTGATGTGTTTTTATCCAAAGAAGGAGACAAAATTAAATTGCAGGTGAAAGATACGGGTATTGGAATGACGACTGAAGAATGTGCCCGTCTTTTTCAAGATTTTGTTCGTATCCGAAATAAAAAGACAGAGTCTATTTTAGGGAGTGGGCTGGGTTTGTCTACGGTGAAGAAATTAGCCCAAATTTATGGGGGAGATGTATCTGTCCGAAGTGCTCCTGATGAAGGAAGCACTTTTACTGTCGAATTGCAAGATTATGAAGAGCCAGTAGAGAAAACGCCTGCTCCTGCAAGTTAAAGATTCTCTTTATTTCTTTGTTTTTGAACCAAATTCCTGATATAAGCAATTTCCGCAGGGGTTAAATACCGCCATTCCCCTGTATGTAAATTACCAAGATTTATACCTGCAAAAGAGATTCTTTTCAAAGAGGTAAGAGGAAAGCCCACTGCATCAAACATCCTTTTTACTTCTCGTTTTCTTCCCTCATGAATGGTGATTTGAAGCGTGGAAGATTTTAAGTTTTGCTGTAAAACCTTTACTTGGGCAGGACGGGTTTTCCCATCTTCAAGCATAACCCCTTTTTCTAATTTCTTAATAGCAAGGGTTGTTATAAAACCTTTTACGACCGCAATATAAGTTTTGGGGATTTCATTGCTGGGATGTAACAATTTATTTGCCAATTCTCCATCGTTTGTCAGGAGTAAAGCACCTTCAACATCTAAATCTAACCTCCCAACAGGAAATACTCTTGTCTTCAAATTTCTGATG
It includes:
- a CDS encoding pseudouridine synthase translates to MVRLQKYLAECGIGSRRAIERFIQEGKISVNGIPACLGQKINPETDKIFLDNKPISLKIPEKVYILLNKPKGYVTTARDEFGRPTVIDLIRNLKTRVFPVGRLDLDVEGALLLTNDGELANKLLHPSNEIPKTYIAVVKGFITTLAIKKLEKGVMLEDGKTRPAQVKVLQQNLKSSTLQITIHEGRKREVKRMFDAVGFPLTSLKRISFAGINLGNLHTGEWRYLTPAEIAYIRNLVQKQRNKENL
- a CDS encoding [Fe-Fe] hydrogenase large subunit C-terminal domain-containing protein; translated protein: MKPRDDIQLVRTIPERCRICYTCVRECPAKAIRVVHGQAEVIRERCIGCGNCVKVCSQRAKEIYSPIESVLNLLKRSEPCVALLAPSFPAEFTEFPPRKLCAILKRFGFSYVVEVGAGADLVSRAYRQLLTENPSRSYIATTCPAVVAYIERYFPQLIPFMAPIVSPMVAAARAVRRMYGKKLSIVFIGPCIAKKGEAQSEALNDEVTEVLTFSEMRQLLEIHFPEWKQVDAEQNFDPPIAGPGSLFPISRGLIQSASIPEDLTTDNVIVAEGRSDFVEAIREFDEGQCRPNLLEILACEGCIMGPGYSQKATLYRRRTYVSQYVRDKLKHIDWQLWRQQMALLAQINMSRQYIPYEQQTPEPTSLQIEEIMHSLGKFKPEDELNCGACGYDTCLEHAIAIYHGLAQTEMCLPFTIQRLRETIQNLAESNEKLEKTQETLMQAEKLASIGQLAAGIAHELNNPLGVVLMYAHLLLDEYGTEESLKEDLKMIATQADRCKRIVSGLLHFARQNKISMETTNIPKLLEHACKLVIIPSNIQLKIANHMRNPIAELDKEQITQVLTNLMTNAIQAMPNGGTLTLITEDASDEIYITVEDTGTGIPKENLSKIFEPFFTTKEMGKGTGMGLAITYGIIKMHRGQITVESNDNPKDGPTGTRFYISLPRNVNPINGIKEVDIKEWFHEAEMIENMPKSS
- a CDS encoding ATP-binding protein, translated to MKEEIFRVLVVDDEPGIRIGVSRVLQNYSIEMPEVETKTLFEVEVVETAEEAIEKIKTKPPHILLLDNKLPGMSGLEALEKIVAMKLLETYTVVITAYASIETAVKATKHGAYDFLPKPFTPTDLKNTIYKVVKQLIVERKARELANEKKRIRFEFISLLAHELKAPINAVDGYLRILKDMNIADNPQLCQDLVERCLIRNEYMRKMINDLLDLTRIESGQKVRNIEEVNLKDIAQLAIETSLVEAQKRNITMTLHVNEPVMIKADRNEMEIILNNLVSNAVKYNKDNGKVDVFLSKEGDKIKLQVKDTGIGMTTEECARLFQDFVRIRNKKTESILGSGLGLSTVKKLAQIYGGDVSVRSAPDEGSTFTVELQDYEEPVEKTPAPAS